One segment of Terriglobia bacterium DNA contains the following:
- a CDS encoding DUF1326 domain-containing protein gives MRKLMVSFIFITLLGLSAFAASAPQIKGQYLETRSADVYVGQCFANGEMNTAGQEAIVAWHIGEGTWDGVSLDGLTIVGAIKAQATLGDPYGKPYPAKSVLLVDRQATPQQRAALINFAQEMGGELLRHVVRVVDAPIDMEVAQGEHNTRARLQAGDVVTVETRAIGEKDHLCGNEDTFYKPLTQTAHAMPAVAMTDEYRGKDLNTSWTLHDKRSAFVGTFAR, from the coding sequence ATGAGAAAGCTTATGGTTTCATTCATATTCATAACACTGCTGGGCTTGAGCGCCTTTGCCGCTTCAGCTCCACAGATCAAAGGCCAATACCTGGAAACCCGCAGTGCCGATGTGTACGTTGGCCAGTGCTTTGCCAATGGTGAAATGAACACCGCCGGACAGGAAGCAATCGTCGCCTGGCATATTGGTGAAGGCACGTGGGACGGCGTCTCGCTCGACGGCCTGACCATCGTCGGCGCAATCAAGGCGCAAGCCACGCTGGGCGATCCTTACGGCAAGCCGTATCCTGCAAAGTCCGTGCTGCTGGTTGATCGGCAGGCCACGCCGCAACAACGCGCAGCGCTGATCAACTTTGCTCAGGAGATGGGCGGCGAGCTTCTGCGCCACGTGGTCCGCGTCGTGGACGCGCCTATTGACATGGAAGTAGCGCAGGGCGAACACAATACCCGCGCCCGCTTGCAGGCTGGCGATGTCGTCACGGTGGAAACTCGGGCCATCGGCGAGAAAGACCACCTCTGCGGCAACGAAGATACTTTCTACAAACCGCTCACGCAGACCGCTCACGCCATGCCCGCCGTCGCCATGACGGACGAATATCGTGGCAAAGACCTGAACACTTCATGGACGCTGCATGACAAACGCAGCGCGTTTGTGGGAACGTTTGCGCGGTAA
- a CDS encoding FAD binding domain-containing protein: protein MRPFDYASPTTADQVTALLGKSWGEVEILAGGSDLLSLMKDEITTPKRLVNIKTVEGLHAISTEQGALHLGALVTLDRISAASTAQHNFPMLAAAAGDAASPQIRNVATIGGNLCQRPRCWYFRAGHGLLAQKDGKSLVLQGDNRYHAILGNDGPALFVSPSTVAPVLIAYNAKVSIVGPRGKREVPVEKFFVIPKTEQEREHDLKPDEFISHVIVPPAPGVRAAHYEVRQKEAFDWPYATAAVALTMNASTVQSARIVMGHVAPIPWVSVEAAQALQGKAVTQATADQAAQAAVANAKSLGHNAHKIHLARVAVKRAILAAAGSQAAGGAA, encoded by the coding sequence ATGCGACCGTTTGATTACGCCTCTCCTACCACCGCGGACCAGGTGACCGCCCTGCTCGGCAAGAGCTGGGGCGAAGTGGAAATTCTGGCCGGCGGCAGCGATCTGCTTTCCCTGATGAAAGATGAGATCACCACGCCTAAACGGCTGGTGAACATCAAGACCGTGGAAGGGCTGCATGCCATCAGCACAGAGCAAGGCGCGCTCCACCTGGGCGCACTGGTTACGCTGGATAGAATCAGCGCGGCTTCCACGGCACAGCATAATTTTCCCATGCTGGCCGCCGCGGCCGGTGATGCAGCCAGTCCGCAGATTCGCAACGTCGCCACCATTGGCGGAAATCTTTGCCAACGCCCGCGCTGCTGGTATTTCCGCGCAGGCCACGGCTTGCTGGCGCAGAAAGATGGCAAGTCGCTGGTCCTCCAGGGCGACAATCGTTATCATGCCATTCTCGGCAATGATGGGCCCGCGCTTTTCGTCAGCCCATCCACCGTTGCGCCGGTGCTGATTGCTTATAACGCGAAGGTCAGTATCGTGGGACCTCGCGGGAAGAGAGAAGTTCCTGTAGAGAAATTCTTTGTCATCCCCAAGACCGAGCAGGAACGCGAACACGATCTTAAGCCTGATGAATTCATTTCGCACGTCATCGTGCCGCCGGCTCCCGGCGTTCGAGCCGCGCACTATGAAGTCCGCCAGAAAGAAGCTTTTGACTGGCCATATGCCACCGCCGCTGTCGCCCTCACGATGAACGCTAGCACGGTGCAGAGCGCGCGGATCGTCATGGGACACGTCGCGCCCATTCCGTGGGTCTCTGTGGAAGCGGCGCAGGCTCTGCAAGGCAAGGCCGTCACACAGGCCACGGCAGACCAGGCCGCGCAAGCCGCCGTAGCAAATGCCAAAAGCCTGGGACACAACGCCCACAAAATCCATCTGGCCCGGGTAGCTGTAAAGCGGGCCATTCTGGCCGCAGCCGGATCGCAGGCCGCAGGGGGTGCAGCATGA
- a CDS encoding xanthine dehydrogenase family protein molybdopterin-binding subunit: MADDNTKYGWPAADKRTLIGKRISRVDGPDKVSGRAKYTYDVHRPGMLYGKVVRSPHAHAKVVSIDTSAAEKMPGVKGVYIIQDKGSEIHWAGDDIVVVAAVDEPTAADAARAIKVEYQPLPFFVDDFSEPKNIAESTGPLTQRDVFQMLNDDAPDEQVVAAVQKRGLAFKVSPEMAKRMKDNEVSDDIIKALQAAPVKEPEPNNSPYKKESEQVKGDPDAGFKEAEVVSEGVYGCPVITHCCLESHGSIAEWTDNDHLFSHISTQNVSGLAGQYAQALKIPESNVHVHQDHIGGGFGSKFGIDRWGAYTAQVSKKAGGKPVRVMLERDAELEVAGCRPSAFARVKVGAKKDGTLTAWQSESWGTGGPGGGGAPPMPYVVNIPNQRKQHTAVATNIGPARAWRAPNHPQGCLITMSAIEDCAAKLGLDPLDLMLKNIALTAPPEDTYHRADTYRDELMITADLIGWKKNWHPRGQGSGTERRGLGLAIHTWGGRGHESNCALTIYPTGSVEIQMGTQDLGVGTRTAILIVAGDTLGLQLNQMELKIGDNQYPKSGGSGGSTTIGGVSSSTRRAAIDAREQLFAKVASALNAKPDELEAVGGSIRVKSAPSRSLSWKDACARLGTQPIQTLGKNPGPGDLISSGVGGAVMADVSVDTETGIVKMNKMVCAQDCGLVISLKTAESQVYGAMIMGIATTLYEEKIMDNNLGTMLNPNMDFYRLAGIGDVGELVVHMMTGKGYDERGPIGLGEPPTVGPMAAIGNAVANAIGVRVPFLPITPDRVVNALNPKGGSNATV, from the coding sequence ATGGCAGACGACAATACTAAATATGGATGGCCCGCCGCAGACAAGCGGACGCTGATTGGAAAACGCATCTCCCGCGTCGATGGCCCGGATAAAGTTTCAGGCCGCGCCAAATACACCTATGACGTTCATCGGCCCGGCATGCTGTACGGCAAAGTAGTTCGCTCGCCGCATGCCCATGCCAAAGTCGTGAGCATTGATACCTCCGCCGCTGAGAAAATGCCCGGAGTAAAAGGCGTTTACATTATCCAGGATAAAGGCAGTGAAATTCACTGGGCCGGCGATGACATTGTGGTCGTAGCCGCCGTTGATGAACCCACCGCAGCCGACGCGGCGCGCGCCATCAAAGTTGAATATCAGCCGCTTCCCTTCTTCGTCGACGATTTTTCCGAGCCTAAAAACATCGCGGAGAGCACCGGGCCGCTTACCCAGCGCGATGTCTTCCAGATGTTGAATGACGATGCACCGGACGAACAGGTTGTCGCCGCGGTACAAAAGCGCGGGCTTGCTTTTAAAGTTAGTCCAGAGATGGCGAAGCGGATGAAAGACAATGAAGTCAGCGACGATATAATCAAAGCGCTGCAGGCTGCTCCGGTGAAAGAACCAGAGCCCAACAATTCGCCTTACAAGAAAGAGAGCGAGCAGGTCAAAGGCGATCCCGACGCAGGCTTCAAAGAAGCGGAGGTTGTCTCTGAAGGCGTTTATGGCTGTCCAGTGATCACGCATTGCTGTCTGGAAAGCCACGGCTCCATCGCCGAGTGGACTGACAACGATCATCTCTTCTCCCACATCTCCACGCAGAATGTTTCCGGGCTCGCAGGCCAGTACGCGCAGGCGCTGAAGATTCCGGAAAGCAACGTCCACGTGCACCAGGACCACATCGGCGGAGGCTTTGGCAGCAAGTTTGGCATTGACCGCTGGGGCGCTTATACCGCGCAGGTTTCAAAAAAGGCAGGCGGCAAGCCGGTCCGCGTAATGCTGGAGCGCGATGCCGAACTGGAGGTCGCAGGCTGCCGTCCTTCGGCCTTTGCGAGGGTTAAAGTCGGAGCCAAAAAAGATGGCACACTCACGGCATGGCAATCTGAATCATGGGGCACTGGCGGCCCGGGCGGCGGCGGCGCTCCACCCATGCCTTACGTTGTAAACATTCCTAACCAGCGCAAGCAGCACACAGCCGTTGCTACCAATATCGGCCCGGCACGCGCGTGGCGTGCGCCCAATCATCCGCAAGGATGTCTGATTACCATGTCGGCCATTGAGGATTGTGCCGCCAAGCTGGGCTTGGATCCTCTGGACCTCATGCTGAAAAACATCGCGCTCACGGCGCCGCCGGAAGATACATACCATCGCGCCGATACATACCGCGACGAGCTGATGATTACCGCTGACCTGATCGGCTGGAAAAAGAACTGGCATCCACGCGGGCAAGGCTCCGGCACTGAGAGACGCGGCTTAGGGCTGGCCATCCACACTTGGGGCGGGCGCGGACATGAAAGCAACTGCGCCCTCACCATCTATCCCACTGGCTCTGTAGAAATCCAAATGGGCACTCAGGACCTTGGCGTGGGAACCCGCACCGCTATCCTGATTGTTGCTGGTGACACTCTGGGTCTTCAACTGAACCAGATGGAATTGAAGATCGGCGACAATCAATATCCAAAGTCAGGCGGATCAGGCGGCAGCACCACGATTGGGGGCGTCAGTTCTTCTACTCGTCGCGCAGCCATTGACGCACGCGAACAGCTCTTCGCCAAAGTTGCTTCGGCGCTCAACGCTAAGCCGGACGAACTCGAGGCTGTTGGCGGAAGCATTCGCGTAAAGTCAGCCCCGTCGCGCAGCTTGAGTTGGAAAGACGCCTGCGCGCGGCTGGGAACACAGCCTATCCAAACCTTGGGTAAAAATCCTGGGCCTGGTGATCTCATTTCCAGCGGTGTTGGAGGCGCTGTGATGGCTGACGTCTCCGTGGACACGGAGACGGGCATCGTGAAGATGAACAAAATGGTCTGCGCGCAGGATTGCGGCCTTGTCATCAGCCTGAAGACGGCTGAGAGTCAGGTTTACGGCGCCATGATCATGGGCATCGCCACCACGCTTTACGAAGAAAAAATCATGGATAACAACCTTGGCACCATGCTCAATCCCAACATGGATTTCTACCGCCTCGCGGGCATCGGCGATGTTGGCGAGCTGGTGGTCCATATGATGACGGGCAAAGGCTATGACGAGCGCGGGCCGATCGGTCTTGGTGAACCGCCGACCGTAGGCCCCATGGCTGCAATTGGAAATGCCGTGGCCAATGCCATAGGCGTGCGCGTGCCGTTCCTGCCCATCACTCCCGATCGCGTAGTGAACGCGCTCAACCCGAAAGGAGGCAGCAATGCGACCGTTTGA
- a CDS encoding (2Fe-2S)-binding protein yields MPEKPAKPDKSDKAKESKPSSSSSGVSRRDFLKISGVSAAVPLVSHVSALALDDAPHVQGPGKVPVSLTVNGKKLNAQLEPRVTLLDALRDQFELTGAKRVCDRGTCGACTVLMDNKAVYSCSVLAIDAQSAQITTVEGLGEPGHLHPIQQAFIDNDAQQCGFCTPGFVVATKAFLDQHPNPTPEQIKHGLGGNFCRCGTYAGMRAAVLQAAKTKGA; encoded by the coding sequence CTGCCTGAGAAGCCTGCAAAGCCCGATAAAAGCGACAAAGCCAAGGAATCTAAACCATCATCTTCCAGCTCTGGAGTTTCCCGGCGCGACTTCCTGAAAATATCTGGAGTCTCTGCCGCGGTCCCGCTGGTGAGCCATGTCAGCGCGCTCGCGCTCGATGACGCGCCGCACGTTCAGGGGCCGGGCAAGGTTCCGGTATCGCTCACTGTGAATGGCAAGAAGCTCAATGCGCAGCTTGAGCCGCGAGTGACCCTGCTGGACGCATTGCGAGACCAGTTTGAGCTTACCGGCGCCAAGCGCGTTTGCGATCGCGGCACCTGCGGCGCATGCACCGTGCTGATGGACAACAAAGCCGTGTACTCCTGCTCCGTGCTGGCCATTGATGCGCAGAGCGCGCAGATTACAACCGTGGAAGGCCTCGGCGAGCCGGGCCATCTCCATCCCATCCAGCAGGCCTTTATCGATAATGACGCGCAGCAATGTGGCTTCTGCACGCCGGGCTTCGTTGTGGCCACCAAGGCTTTTCTTGACCAGCATCCCAACCCCACGCCGGAGCAGATCAAACACGGTCTGGGCGGAAACTTCTGCCGATGCGGAACTTATGCCGGAATGCGCGCCGCCGTTTTGCAGGCCGCAAAGACGAAAGGAGCCTGA
- a CDS encoding MFS transporter, with translation MVVFREAPVDNGRVSPHKHRITEYLRPKTLAMLLLGFSSGLPFLLVGNTFGYWLRDEHTSLTAIGFLSWVGIAYSLKFLWAPVMDRVDLPLFRRLGRRRGWMMFSQVVVGLALCAMGGAGTKFGLGRLGALSLVVAFASSTQDIVVDAWRIESADDGEEQGLLASAYQFSYRMAILATDSLILILAATVGWRMSYGIYGAAMAVGIIATWFAREPERADAVMHEKERAAPIWTWRGFFDAVVGPFIAFFRAHGWLAFVMLAAISLYRVPDFIMGPMANPYYHDIGLSKATVGAVRGSIGLVATFAGIAAGGFCSLKLGYMRALIIGGILQSAAIAAYATLSIAGATVPLFALIMAGDNFGISFAGVALIAYMSSLTNIGYTATQYALLSSTYAWLGKILKGFSGAEVERLSATHGLIHAYGIFFIVCGLTGVPAVLLFAALDYWHRRKQPVAAMGLQSNS, from the coding sequence ATGGTTGTGTTTCGTGAGGCTCCGGTAGACAATGGACGCGTGAGCCCGCACAAGCACCGGATCACCGAATACCTGCGGCCCAAAACGCTTGCGATGTTGTTGCTCGGGTTTTCTTCAGGCCTTCCTTTTCTCCTGGTGGGAAATACATTCGGCTACTGGCTGCGCGATGAACATACCTCCCTGACGGCGATCGGATTTCTTTCCTGGGTGGGTATCGCCTATTCGCTGAAGTTTCTGTGGGCGCCCGTAATGGATCGCGTCGATTTGCCATTGTTTAGGCGGCTTGGACGTCGGCGCGGGTGGATGATGTTCTCGCAAGTTGTCGTCGGGCTGGCGCTGTGCGCGATGGGCGGAGCGGGCACCAAATTCGGGCTTGGCCGGCTCGGAGCTCTGTCGCTTGTCGTCGCGTTTGCCTCATCGACACAAGACATCGTGGTCGACGCCTGGCGAATCGAATCGGCAGACGATGGAGAAGAACAAGGTCTTCTCGCGTCTGCTTATCAGTTCAGCTATCGCATGGCGATCCTGGCTACAGATTCCCTGATCCTCATCCTGGCAGCGACCGTGGGCTGGCGCATGTCTTACGGTATTTACGGTGCGGCTATGGCAGTTGGAATCATCGCGACCTGGTTTGCCAGGGAACCGGAGCGCGCGGATGCGGTGATGCATGAAAAAGAGCGGGCAGCGCCGATTTGGACGTGGCGCGGCTTCTTTGACGCTGTGGTGGGACCGTTCATCGCTTTTTTTCGTGCACATGGCTGGCTCGCGTTCGTGATGTTGGCGGCAATCAGTCTCTACCGGGTGCCGGACTTCATCATGGGGCCGATGGCGAATCCCTACTACCACGACATCGGTCTTTCGAAGGCAACGGTCGGAGCCGTGCGCGGGTCAATCGGACTCGTTGCGACGTTTGCAGGCATTGCAGCCGGCGGATTCTGTTCGCTGAAGCTTGGCTACATGCGCGCGCTCATCATCGGGGGCATTTTGCAGTCTGCCGCCATCGCCGCGTATGCGACTCTCTCCATTGCGGGCGCCACAGTTCCTCTCTTTGCGCTGATCATGGCAGGTGATAACTTCGGCATCAGCTTTGCAGGCGTTGCGCTTATAGCCTACATGTCAAGTCTCACCAACATTGGATACACCGCCACGCAGTATGCGCTGTTGAGTTCAACCTATGCCTGGCTGGGAAAGATATTGAAGGGGTTTTCGGGCGCTGAGGTGGAAAGACTGAGCGCCACGCACGGCCTTATTCATGCCTACGGCATTTTCTTTATCGTTTGCGGGCTGACCGGCGTGCCTGCCGTCCTTCTTTTTGCGGCCCTGGATTACTGGCACAGGCGGAAACAACCGGTCGCAGCGATGGGTTTGC